The proteins below come from a single Drosophila kikkawai strain 14028-0561.14 chromosome 3R, DkikHiC1v2, whole genome shotgun sequence genomic window:
- the LOC108085910 gene encoding microtubule-associated protein futsch isoform X3 gives MSENKKLLDALLCEIYGRQEQLAQIRQHCSKDLQSPKEQKGQLARMVSGMTGNRSTLERLSVRKLIDVCAILKVEILMIGYLLERVLLARDRLQRHQEVLCEFVTAVLVVESDDAQPKMRFSLSPPPQKAIASSSSSSSSSARLTSPTITTRSTTLGPSTTSPGSNNRSPSPRAFGSMLARNGGGHEVNPSATASGSGSASASAAAATAADDEAASDYNQWLHAMKLVARLPGGTPPEFRRKLWLSLADKYLKSKNVDWAQQREKCFCEEWREDDEELGIQIVKDLHRTGSNLCTGPAGSINQAKLKRILLGYARYNPEVGYCQGFNMLGALILQVMDKEEEESMKVMIYLVEGVLPTGYFYGSMGGLQADMGVFRELMQTRLPRLAKHLQRLQGPVENAFEPPLTNVFTMQWFLTMFCTCLPMSCVLRVWDLVLIEGSDVLLRTALVLWSLLEERVLSVRSADEFYGKMGSYSSELLNGHLVDSNGLIERVVKLGPIADLRQLRDKHLYNIAPLRHKQGLQLYYDDEDTHSDEERMAVATVWGLNWGRRGSVGPAAAAGKQPAEQKDRLALDISLLKKQYDRLRERQKQAHVILTTACSTAARQGSGPGNSSQPAVPVNQLLLGRPAIVTNKGKRVGAPLGAIPPARKPSLPAVLHTKPAAEKQLRRGETLLWRDTDSSRRRRDSLTWKEIKADRAAMMREGVDVSSIKTQKLRTRFGKSDSSSYSEDSDGEQEVGGGSGGGGSSTDTSLCDDDDPKSIEKSPKHKAKLGRKLKEQKQLSGSRDASLERQRPKSWAPSSQEIPFILMGTDSGDEKDPPVKEDTELAEDSATESDRFAFEKELDFVSYKLEPLAIQSGSEGTELPEIPVLTPISPIPTFKEKSGSEEDLLEEQKQKPFDVSDSGVTNQYFERVNSVERPNKLELSYSLNEEESETSVTYLEEREKVEGHSADGDYQALPPLPMNPEDNPLPGAGKVPQIRDDNIPASSLSSAARKRRDPRRKTLTRSSTIEIEERYQALERRISQDQPTAERPSKYIPSTAALEERFNTLEKQLSADKQRKELVEIDSEHPEKFERIPSTADLETRFNALTKQLSSSESTAKSPIDLKDDEQPSGSGSSKEQKDSEKTSKLHKSEELESEVQESSKTEASESKEKASEDRKTDQPRLKKLPSTAELEDRFNALERKMSVQKSSPVKAKKEPPDEESTEQESKPQESEKKASKEHKESTREEPEEKASSPTEEPAPKSKTKPVVSPKQKGKESSDLKTDTKHSETQSTKKETIEEGVPSKVKVNKETESTQVDPEIPAEKESPKKTEPKKVEDQKKVQSKPEKSTNKTESENVKNTKDSEETKKEEPAKTPRKSPPSTEELEKRFNALEKQLSTTNLEQVEPPKSIAKTQKSQEVQQDEKVQKSMKSFDDKIKEVNTALVKEQTKVEPKDQSEKTPEKKVIQSEELEPSQSQQSDLNKRRASEPPSTEDLEKRYETLKRRMSSKNHFSTPNETVNEALERIEQEVISDSADEEKKPPPSTEDLESRFEALQGGEKKPKAQTQPKHVDVAIEAHIPEPPPPPPPPKELPILPAPVLHQQQALIEELQRKMRGQSPGEENLKPSEINPERRQRKLLQRPTPMGDETSEAPANTAYYRATNQEQWQQRMVRRFSDLPSRADLENRVQFLERQLYAKFYKQRCASDSEVASKVKHSPSPDEMPTTSRQARAVVEGLLEQRVLALEKQLSENSLKLLETIRDRERIAAAPQSDDSGGSPRRLSTETIDATGKELVRYTQNIGELEEVDAHKPINISINIKMLLNKDSGEPKQPKAESKPTTEDLTRRLELLEQQLLEERAKNGSHIPENEVPQPEESEACKKQEKNCHNQHVKSDETQKVEEPAKTQIKPEMAKETKTLENEEKAQARAKEVVTDKSPKVEKVIEKTVTEEKPEPIIKDKKEEVTKKEDKVSTTKEGSSETKPKQTKEEKPSKDISKTKEVSSQKVPENKKEIPKTEEPLSKDSASTNMKQDNPKAETIKAKETASASKETIKQLPEKPKETSKDSSAPKEVPDKMVINASDLGPMDPNNKTVVLLMDNEPRASRVRRLTRANTEELEGLFQALEKQLSDRNLIKSEDGRLIRADSKPSTEQAEQVQAISDLTKQIEDFTSGKPEEDNPEEAVKEDKTEPKEPEEDYDWGPNPVKHHLKRKTAYLPSTKELEARFRSLERQIKLLEDVEKIDVEQRLVEIERKIKLQYSLSHEKDLNKYLELCEGRGLDDEETQPEEAPTKEEETARARDRSRSPGRKAATKSPYTSPSRKVATKSPYTSPSRKAATKSPYTSPSRQREKTPYSSPTRSPERKSKRSPYTSPARRKPHPNDLPISDDLEYKYRVLDLVRSKSKENLAKRMNDPNRKPPIHPLEILLDPSPDDSAIPSTGELEHRIRVLDGKLKSPAKARSKPRSRSPTIEDMKRQKMRDEQKPRTPVHNLERLVSSPGRPEPPTAAELEERMRILEQEHTFDFKTQKDYRAFNQKLKDVISPSLSFEEFRAAKSREQSPRRHGATTPKSALRRDDYDEATSNTTTTYYRPTSPKVIRFQDEDEDEDHFEEAPRSKSRQTSDRMVGRTNEALDCLAENAIILQRILKKTLADQPSATRSYASSSEGLDALGSRLMRETSPITRTGTHTGVPLRTGENINDRLSSIKNSIKSIDNLCEEKPPPYQKEKCQRYIDSLFSDSLHFASKKSSLEDLSLSRSLSRSESRGRSIHRASGDYAPSIRITSEHRSLGSAESRRSPLGSSARDTSPLHYRSHRDMSRDLSPRRRRLEEEEEERERRERERERERESSRVRRDNLLPNYSADNRSELSSGSSLTGFNHKVDRQLEETCAKYADDARRSACRTPLSHPYESRSTATRQHQHHTDPVQDSFPRPVSPYRQPYEPRGPSAATGSSAPVYQPGKLEIRHTTVTSTFYDRFLTEKQIERTHSRPNSRSPVASPSVPARSYGEFSTTSAPSCTTATATNSLMSSSYAGTSFSLPTSSNYPYSRVTSSSDLRSAATATTTSASSLTTTTTTSSYVPYNFSSSFTSRLSDPITTCSASTSSLTTSTGVYNPMMSFTLREPLASSSLGAVSASPLAPFQFNRTFVSNFDKEQEKK, from the exons ATGAG TGAAAACAAGAAGCTACTCGATGCATTGCTGTGCGAGATCTACGGCCGGCAGGAACAGTTGGCCCAGATTAGGCAACACTGCAGCAAGGATCTGCAGAGTCCGAAGGAGCAGAAGGGACAACTGGCTCGTATGGTTAGCGGCATGACCGGCAATCGGTCCACCTTGGAGCGCCTGAGTGTGCGCAAGCTCATCGATGTGTGTGCCATTCTCAAGGTGGAGATCCTGATGATCGGTTACCTGCTGGAAAGAGTCCTGTTAGCCAGGGATCGCTTGCAACGCCATCAGGAGGTGCTTTGTGAATTCGTTACCGCTGTGCTCGTCGTGGAGAGTG ACGATGCACAGCCTAAAATGCGTTTTAGCCTCTCACCACCGCCACAGAAAGCCattgccagcagcagcagcagcagcagtagctcCGCCCGCCTAACCTCGCCCACCATCACCACACGGAGCACCACCCTCGGCCCCAGCACCACCTCCCCCGGCAGCAACAATAGAAGCCCCAGCCCCCGAGCCTTCGGCAGCATGCTGGCCCGCAACGGCGGAGGACACGAGGTCAACCCGAGTGCCACCGCCTCTGGGTCCGGAtctgcctccgcctccgcagccgctgccactgccgccgACGATGAAGCTGCCTCGGATTACAACCAGTGGCTGCATGCCATGAAGCTGGTGGCCCGCCTGCCCGGAGGCACACCGCCCGAGTTCCGACGCAAG TTGTGGCTCTCGCTGGCGGACAAGTATCTCAAGTCGAAGAACGTGGACTGGGCCCAGCAGCGGGAGAAGTGCTTTTGCGAGGAGTGGCGCGAGGACGATGAGGAGCTGGGCATCCAAATCGTCAAG GATCTGCACCGGACTGGCTCGAATCTGTGCACCGGCCCCGCGGGCTCCATCAACCAGGCCAAGCTGAAGCGCATTTTGCTTGGCTATGCGCGCTACAACCCGGAGGTGGGCTATTGCCAG GGCTTCAACATGCTGGGCGCCTTGATACTGCAGGTGATggacaaggaggaggaggagtccaTGAAGGTCATGATCTATCTGGTGGAGGGCGTACTGCCCACGGGCTACTTCTATGGCTCAATGGGCGGCCTGCAGGCGGACATGGGCGTTTTCCGGGAACTGATGCAGACCCGATTGCCCCGTTTGGCGAAGCACCTGCAGCGGCTTCAGGGACCCGTAGAGAATGCCTTTGAGCCGCCGCTGACCAATGTGTTTACCATGCAGTGGTTTCTCACCATGTTCTGCACCTGCCTGCCCATGTCCTGTGTGCTGCGAGTGTGGGACTTGGTCCTCATCGAGGGAAGTGATGTGCTACTGCGAACAGCTCTTGTCCTTTGGAGTTTGCTTGAAGA GCGCGTTCTCAGCGTTCGTTCCGCGGACGAGTTTTATGGCAAAATGGGTTCCTACTCCAGTGAGCTGCTTAATGGGCATCTCGTGGACTCCAATGGCCTAATCGAACGAGTGGTAAAGCTGGGACCGATTGCGGATCTGCGACAGCTAAGGGACAAACACCTGTACAACATTGCCCCATTGCGTCACAAGCAGGGATTGCA GCTCTACTACGACGACGAGGATACGCACTCGGATGAAGAGCGCATGGCGGTGGCCACCGTTTGGGGCTTAAACTGGGGCAGACGTGGATCTGTTGGTCCTGCAGCGGCGGCTGGCAAGCAGCCGGCGGAGCAAAAGGATCGTCTGGCACTGGATATTTCCCTGCTGAAAAAGCAATACGATCGGCTGAGGGAACGCCAGAAGCAGGCTCATGTCATCCTAACCACTGCCTGCTCTACGGCTGCGCGACAGGGATCAGGTCCCGGGAACAGCTCCCAGCCAGCGGTGCCTGTGAATCAACTGCTACTCGGTCGACCAGCCATCGTGACCAACAAGGGCAAGAGAGTTGGAGCTCCCTTGGGCGCCATTCCACCAGCTCGTAAGCCTTCGCTACCCGCAGTGCTCCATACCAAGCCGGCGGCGGAGAAGCAGCTGCGCCGCGGCGAGACCCTTCTCTGGCGAGACACGGATTCGAGCAGAAGACGCCGTGACAGCCTGACCTGGAAGGAGATCAAGGCGGATCGAGCTGCCATGATGCGGGAGGGTGTCGACGTTAGCTCcattaaaacccaaaaactgCGCACTCGCTTCGGCAAGAGCGACAGCTCCTCGTACAGCGAGGATAGCGATGGAGAGCAGGAAGTCGGAGGCGGTAGTGGAGGAGGTGGCTCCAGCACGGATACCAGCCTCTGCGATGACGATGATCCCAAGTCAATCGAGAAGAGTCCCAAGCACAAGGCCAAGCTCGGCCGAAAACTCAAGGAGCAGAAGCAATTGAGTGGCTCTAGGGATGCGAGCCTGGAAAGACAACGACCCAAGTCCTGGGCACCCAGCAGCCAAGAGATTCCCTTCATACTAATGGGCACTGATAGTGGCGATGAGAAGGATCCACCTGTAAAGGAGGATACTGAGTTAGCGGAGGATAGTGCCACTGAAAGCGATCGCTTTGCCTTCGAGAAAGAACTTGATTTCGTCAGCTACAAGCTAGAGCCCTTGGCTATTCAATCGGGTTCCGAGGGCACAGAACTTCCAGAGATTCCCGTCTTGACACCCATTAGTCCCATACCCACCTTCAAGGAGAAGAGTGGCTCTGAAGAAGATTTGCTGGAggagcaaaagcaaaagcctTTCGATGTGAGTGATAGCGGGGTGACCAATCAGTATTTCGAGAGGGTCAACAGCGTCGAGCGACCCAACAAACTGGAGCTCTCCTATTCCCTAAACGAGGAGGAATCGGAGACCAGCGTCACGTACCTGGAAGAACGAGAAAAGGTTGAGGGTCACAGTGCGGATGGGGACTACCAAGCATTGCCGCCACTTCCCATGAACCCAGAGGATAATCCCCTTCCTGGAGCTGGCAAAGTGCCTCAGATCCGCGACGACAACATTCCAG CCAGCAGCTTGAGTAGTGCCGCCCGTAAAAGGAGAGATCCCCGTCGCAAGACACTGACCCGTTCGTCGACCATTGAGATCGAGGAGCGTTACCAGGCCCTAGAACGGAGGATCAGCCAGGATCAGCCAACGGCGGAGCGGCCATCCAAGTACATACCCAGCACCGCCGCCTTGGAGGAACGCTTCAACACACTGGAGAAGCAACTAAGTGCCGACAAGCAGCGTAAGGAACTCGTGGAAATCGACTCCGAACATCCAGAAAAATTCGAACGCATTCCCTCCACCGCCGATCTCGAGACCCGCTTCAATGCCTTAACCAAACAATTGAGTTCCAGCGAATCGACAGCCAAGTCTCCCATTGATCTCAAGGACGACGAACAGcccagtggcagtggcagctcCAAAGAGCAAAAGGACAGCGAGAAAACCAGTAAGCTGCACAAATCGGAGGAGCTGGAATCTGAAGTCCAGGAGAGCTCAAAAACTGAAGCCAGCGAATCCAAAGAAAAGGCCAGTGAAGACAGAAAAACCGACCAGCCACGCCTTAAAAAATTGCCCTCCACGGCTGAGCTCGAAGATCGCTTCAATGCCCTCGAACGTAAGATGAGTGTGCAGAAGAGCAGCCCAGTCAAGGCCAAAAAGGAGCCACCCGATGAAGAGTCTACCGAGCAGGAGAGCAAACCACAAGAGTCCGAAAAGAAAGCCTCAAAAGAGCATAAAGAAAGTACTCGAGAAGAACCTGAAGAGAAAGCTTCATCCCCAACAGAAGAGCCAGCTCCGAAAAGTAAAACAAAGCCAGTTGTGTCAccaaagcaaaagggaaaAGAAAGCTCTGACTTAAAAACGGATACCAAACATTCGGAAACTCAATCAACCAAAAAGGAAACTATTGAAGAAGGGGTTCCATCAAAAGTTAAAGTCAATAAGGAAACTGAATCCACTCAGGTTGATCCTGAAATACCTGCTGAAAAAGAAAGCCCTAAGAAGACAGAACCTAAAAAAGTTGAAGACCAAAAAAAAGTACAATCCAAACCGGAAAAGTCCACCAATAAAACTGAATctgaaaatgttaaaaacaccAAAGATTCGGAAGAAACTAAGAAAGAGGAGCCCGCCAAGACACCGCGAAAATCTCCACCTTCCACAGAAGAACTGGAAAAGCGCTTTAATGCCCTGGAAAAGCAGCTGAGCACCACTAATTTAGAGCAGGTTGAGCCACCTAAGTCCATAGCCAAGACCCAAAAGTCACAAGAAGTTCAACAGGATGAAAAAGTACAAAAGTCGATGAAATCCTTCGATGACAAGATCAAAGAGGTGAACACAGCTTTGGTAAAGGAGCAAACGAAAGTTGAGCCTAAAGATCAGTCAGAGAAAACCCCAGAGAAGAAAGTAATCCAATCAGAAGAGCTAGAACCAAGCCAGAGCCAGCAAAGTGACCTGAACAAGCGAAGGGCCTCTGAACCGCCTTCCACAGAGGACTTGGAGAAGCGCTACGAGACCCTGAAGCGTCGCATGAGCAGCAAGAACCATTTCTCCACTCCCAACGAGACGGTAAACGAGGCTCTGGAGCGGATTGAACAGGAGGTGATCTCAGACTCCGCGGATGAAGAAAAGAAGCCGCCACCATCCACAGAGGATCTGGAGAGCCGCTTTGAGGCACTGCAGGGCGGGGAGAAAAAACCCAAGGCCCAGACACAACCCAAGCACGTGGACGTGGCCATTGAAGCGCACATTCCtgagccaccgccaccgcctcctccaccGAAGGAGCTGCCCATTCTGCCTGCACCCGTgctccaccagcagcaggCTCTGATCGAGGAGCTGCAGCGGAAGATGCGCGGCCAATCCCCAGGGGAGGAGAACCTTAAGCCCAGCGAGATCAATCCGGAAAGGAGGCAGCGAAAGCTATTGCAACGACCCACGCCCATGGGCGATGAGACCTCGGAAGCACCTGCAAACACGGCTTACTACAGAGCGACAAACCAAGAACAATGGCAGCAGCGCATGGTGCGTCGGTTCTCTGATCTGCCCTCCCGGGCCGATCTCGAGAACCGAGTACAGTTCCTGGAGAGGCAACTCTACGCGAAGTTCTACAAGCAGCGCTGTGCAAGTGATTCCGAAGTTGCATCGAAGGTCAAGCATTCACCCTCGCCCGATGAAATGCCGACCACCTCCCGCCAGGCCAGGGCCGTGGTCGAAGGATTACTAGAGCAGCGTGTCCTGGCTCTGGAAAAGCAGCTAAGCGAGAACAGTCTCAAACTGCTCGAGACGATACGGGATCGGGAGAGAATCGCAGCAGCTCCCCAAAGCGATGACAGCGGTGGCAGTCCTCGAAGACTGAGCACGGAAACTATCGACGCCACCGGCAAGGAGCTGGTTAGGTACACCCAGAACATTGGTGAGCTGGAGGAAGTGGATGCCCACAAGCCCATCAACATAAGCATCAATATAAAGATGCTGCTCAACAAGGACAGTGGTGAACCCAAGCAGCCGAAAGCCGAGTCCAAGCCCACAACCGAGGATCTTACGCGGCGCCTAGAGCTCTTGGAGCAGCAACTGCTGGAGGAGCGGGCTAAAAATGGCTCTCATATTCCAGAAAATGAAGTCCCCCAGCCAGAGGAAAGCGAGGCCTGCAAAAAGCAGGAAAAGAACTGCCACAATCAGCATGTAAAAAGCGATGAAACCCAAAAGGTCGAGGAGCCTGCCAAGACTCAAATTAAACCCGAAATGGCCAAGGAAACCAAGACTCTGGAAAATGAGGAGAAAGCCCAAGCTCGAGCCAAGGAAGTGGTTACAGATAAATCTCCGAAAGTAGAGAAAGTGATTGAGAAAACTGTCACGGAGGAAAAACCAGAGCCTATCATTAAAGACAAAAAAGAAGAGGTTACTAAAAAGGAAGACAAAGTTTCCACCACCAAAGAAGGGTCCTCTGAAACGAAACCTAAGCAAACTAAAGAGGAAAAACCCTCAAAAGATATCTCTAAAACAAAAGAAGTTTCCTCCCAGAAAGTCCctgaaaataagaaagaaattCCCAAAACAGAGGAACCCCTATCCAAGGATTCTGCTTCGACCAACATGAAACAGGATAATCCAAAGGCTGAAACAATCAAGGCAAAAGAAACCGCCTCCGCCAGCAAAGAAACAATCAAGCAACTGCCAGAGAAACCCAAAGAAACCTCCAAAGACTCCTCTGCACCAAAAGAAGTACCAGACAAAATGGTTATCAATGCAAGTGATCTGGGACCCATGGATCCCAACAACAAAACAGTGGTACTCCTTATGGACAACGAACCCCGAGCTTCCAGAGTAAGGAGATTGACGAGAGCCAACACCGAGGAGCTGGAGGGACTTTTCCAGGCACTAGAAAAGCAGCTGAGCGATCGAAACCTCATCAAGTCCGAGGATGGTCGTCTTATAAGAGCGGATAGCAAACCAAGTACCGAGCAGGCGGAACAAGTTCAAGCCATCAGTGATCTCACCAAGCAAATCGAAGACTTTACAAGCGGCAAGCCGGAGGAAGATAATCCCGAGGAGGCTGTTAAGGAAGACAAAACAGAGCCTAAGGAGCCCGAAGAGGACTACGATTGGGGACCGAATCCGGTGAAGCATCacttgaaaagaaaaacagcctACCTGCCATCCACCAAAGAATTGGAGGCACGCTTCCGCTCCCTGGAACGGCAGATCAAGCTGCTCGAGGACGTGGAAAAGATCGATGTAGAACAACGGCTGGTGGAGATTGAACGTAAGATTAAGCTGCAATACTCCCTGTCCCATGAGAAGGATTTGAACAAGTATTTGGAGCTGTGTGAAGGCAGGGGCTTGGATGATGAGGAAACTCAACCCGAAGAAGCCCCCACCAAGGAGGAGGAAACTGCTAGAGCTAGGGATCGCTCACGCAGTCCTGGACGCAAGGCGGCCACTAAATCCCCATATACTTCGCCCTCAAGGAAAGTGGCCACTAAATCTCCCTACACATCGCCTTCCCGTAAAGCTGCCACCAAGTCACCTTATACTTCGCCCTCGAGGCAGCGCGAGAAAACGCCTTACTCCTCGCCAACCCGCTCGCCGGAAAGGAAGTCCAAGCGGAGTCCCTACACCTCCCCAGCCCGCCGCAAGCCGCATCCCAATGACTTGCCCATCTCTGATGACCTGGAGTACAAGTACCGAGTGCTCGACTTGGTAAGATCCAAGTCTAAGGAGAACCTGGCCAAGCGCATGAACGATCCCAACAGAAAGCCGCCCATTCATCCACTCGAAATACTCCTCGACCCGAGTCCAGATGACAGTGCGATACCCTCAACTGGGGAGCTGGAGCACAGGATACGGGTGCTCGACGGAAAACTCAAGTCTCCGGCTAAGGCTCGCTCCAAGCCCCGTTCCCGTTCGCCTACCATCGAAGACATGAAACGCCAGAAGATGAGGGATGAGCAGAAGCCCAGGACACCGGTGCACAATCTGGAACGATTGGTCAGCTCACCTGGCCGACCAGAGCCACCCACTGCCGCGGAACTGGAGGAGCGCATGCGCATCCTGGAGCAGGAGCACACGTTCGACTTCAAGACCCAGAAGGATTACCGGGCATTCAATCAAAAGCTGAAGGACGTGATATCGCCCTCGCTCTCTTTCGAGGAGTTCCGAGCAGCCAAGTCCCGGGAGCAGAGTCCCCGCCGTCATGGCGCCACCACGCCCAAGTCAGCCCTGCGTCGTGACGATTACGATGAGGCCACCTCCAATACGACCACCACCTATTACCGCCCCACCAGCCCCAAGGTGATACGCTTCCAGGACGaagacgaggacgaggaccaCTTTGAGGAGGCGCCCAGGTCCAAGTCGCGCCAGACCAGCGATCGAATGGTGGGCAGAACTAATGAAGCTTTGGACTGTTTAGCGGAGAATGCTATAATTCTCCAACGTATTCTTAAGAAGACTCTTGCAGATCAGCCATCGGCCACTCGCAGCTACGCCAGCAGCTCGGAGGGTCTGGATGCCCTGGGTAGTCGCCTCATGAGG GAGACTTCTCCGATCACCCGAACTGGGACCCACACCGGCGTACCACTGCGAACTGGAGAGAACATCAACGACCGCCTGAGCTCGATCAAGAACTCGATCAAGTCCATCGACAACCTGTGCGAGGAGAAGCCTCCTCCCTACCAGAAGGAGAAGTGCCAGCGCTACATCGACTCGCTCTTCTCGGACTCCCTGCACTTTGCCAGCAAGAAGAGCTCCCTGGAGGACCtaagtctcagccggagtctgAGCCGCAGCGAGAGCCGTGGCAGGAGCATCCACCGAGCATCCGGTGACTATGCCCCCTCCATAAGGATCACCTCGGAGCACAGGTCTCTGGGCTCCGCGGAATCCCGAAGGAGTCCGCTTGGCAGCTCGGCTCGGGACACGAGTCCCCTGCACTACCGATCGCATCGGGACATGAGCAGGGATCTCTCGCCGAGAAGGAGGCGCCtcgaggaggaagaggaggagcgCGAGCGAAGGGAACGCGAGCGGGAACGGGAGCGGGAGAGCAGTAGGGTAAGACGTGATAACTTGTTGCCAAATTATTCAGCCGATAATCGTAGCGAACTAAGTAGCGGGAGTAGTTTAACCGGGTTTAACCACAAAGTAGATAGACAACTAGAAGAGACCTGCGCCAAGTACGCGGACGACGCCCGACGCTCGGCCTGTCGCACCCCGTTGAGCCACCCCTACGAGTCCCGCAGCACAGCCACACgacaacaccaacaccacACAGATCCAGTCCAGGACAGTTTCCCCCGGCCCGTGTCACCCTATCGCCAGCCGTACGAACCCCGCGGCCCATCGGCTGCCACCGGCTCATCCGCCCCCGTCTATCAGCCCGGCAAGCTGGAGATCCGCCACACCACCGTGACCTCCACCTTCTATGATCGTTTCCTCACCGAAAAGCAGATCGAGCGGACCCATTCCCGTCCCAACAGCCGGTCGCCGGTGGCTTCGCCCTCGGTTCCGGCCAGGAGTTATGGGGAATTCAGCACCACCTCAGCCCCATCCTGCACCACTGCCACCGCCACAAACTCACTCATGTCCAGCAGCTATGCAGGCACCTCCTTTTCGCTGCCCACCAGCAGCAACTATCCCTATTCGCGGGTCACCTCCTCCTCTGATCTTCGCTCTGCTGCCACTGCTACCACTACTTCAGCCTCATCCttaaccaccaccaccaccacatcCTCCTATGTGCCGTACAATTTCAGCAGCTCCTTTACTTCTCGCCTGAGTGATCCCATAACAACGTGCTCGGCGAGCACTAGTTCGCTCACCACTTCCACGGGGGTCTACAATCCCATGATGTCGTTCACACTGAGGGAACCACTGGCCAGCAGTTCCCTGGGTGCTGTAAGTGCCTCTCCCCTGGCTCCGTTTCAGTTCAATCGCACCTTCGTTTCCAATTTTGACAAGGAACAGGAGAAGAAATAA